In Natranaerobius thermophilus JW/NM-WN-LF, the genomic stretch TTTGGATAAAACAGTAGTAGAGCTAGGTCGGAAGTTGACTGAGGAACTAGCAGATTATAATATAGAAACTGTTCATACCGAGGAAGTCCATGATCTTCCAACTAGGAGAGATAGTTATTCGAGAAGTTTACCTACAATAGAAAATATGATGGAAGAAAACCCTGAAATTGATGTATTATTAGATATACATAGAGATGGAGTCCCTCGGAATATGACCACTACAGAAATAGAAGGGGAACAAGTCGGGAAAATTTTAATACTGGTTGGTTCTGAAGGTAATCCTGATTGGCGGGAAAACTATCGTTTTGCCCTGCAGCTACAAAAACAATTAGAAAAAATCCATCCTGACTTATCTCGGGGTATTAGGACAAGGAATTTTTCATATAATCAGGAAGTTCATTCCAGATCATTACTGATAGAAATTGGAGGTCATGAAAATAGTTTAGAAGAAGCAAAAAATACTATTCCATACCTAGCTGAAGCTCTGAAAAAGGCGGCATTTGCTGGTGATTGACGACTTGTCACCCTCATGTCCAGGTGTTATAATAAGGTGAGATAAAAGGGGGACCAGAATATGACACAAGAACGAATTAGAAACTTTTCGATCATTGCACATATCGATCATGGTAAATCAACACTAGCTGATCGGTTGTTAGAATATACAAAAACCCTAACAGAACGAGAGATGCAGGAACAATTTCTTGACAATATGGATTTGGAAAGAGAACGAGGTATAACCATTAAACTGCAAGCGGTTACAATGAACTACCAGGCAAAGGATGGGAAAGAATATTATCTTAATGTAATTGACACTCCTGGTCATGTTGATTTCACCTATGAAGTTTCTCGCAGTTTAAAAGCATGTGAGGGTGTATTATTAGTTGTAGATGCTGCTCAGGGCATTGAAGCTCAAACCCTTGCGAATATTTATTTAGCTCTTGAACAAAACTTAGAAATTATACCAGTGATTAATAAGATTGATTTACCTAATGCTGATGTAGAAAAAGTTACTAGAGAATTGGAAGAAATCGTAGGGATTGACGAAGATGAAGTTATTTTAGCTTCAGCTAAAGATGGTACAGGAATTGAGGACATTTTAGAAGCTATCGTGGAACGAATTCCGGCTCCCGATGATAAAGAAGATGACCATTTAAAAGCCCTAATTTTTGATTCTTATTACGACACCTATCGGGGAGTGATCACTTATCTTAGAGTGTTTTCTGGTCAATTGGTTCCCGGAATGGAAATAAAGATGATGCAAACCGGAAAAAAATTCGAGGCCTCGGAAATTGGCATATTAAATCCGGGCCCTAAAAAAGTGGATGCCTTAAATGCTGGGGAAGTTGGATTTATGGCTGCCAATATAAAAGATGTAAAGGATAGCCGGGTCGGAGATACTATTACTTCATATAAGAAACCAGCTCCAGAGCCTTTAGCAGGCTATAAGCAAGTAAAACCAATGGTCTACTGTGGCTTGTTTCCTGCTGACGGAGAAGATTATGAAGATCTAAGGGATGCTTTGGATAAACTACAGTTAAATGACGCTTCATTAGTATATGAACAAGAAAATTCCGCTGCCTTAGGATTTGGTTTCAGATGTGGATTTTTAGGACTACTTCATATGGAGATAATTCAAGAAAGGCTTGAAAGAGAATATGGGATTTCGCTAGTTACAACGGCTCCCAATGTTGTATATAGAGTAGAACTAGTCGAAGGAGAAGAAATAACAATTGAAAATCCCACGGATCTACCAGAGAGAAACGAAATTAACGCAATCTATGAACCAGTAGTAAGAGCTAATTTTATGGTGCCGCAGGACTATATTGGCCCAGTCATGGAATTATGTGAAGAAAAAAGAGGGGAATATGAAACCTTGGAATACTTGGATTCATTGCGGGTACTGCTCAAGTACAAGCTTCCCTTAAGTGAAATTGTTTTTGATTTCTTTGATCTTCTTAAGAGTAAGACCAGGGGTTATGCTTCCTTTGATTACGAGATCATTGGTTACGAGGGAGCGGATTTAGTTAAAGTGGATATCTTGGTGAACAAGGAACCTGTGGATGCATTATCCTTTATAGTTCATCAAGATAAAGCTTATTATAAAGGAAGACAGCTGGCAGGTAAACTAAGAGAAATGCTGCCAAGACAAATGTTCGATGTTCCAGTACAAGCAGCTATCGGTAATAAGGTAATTGCCAGGGAAACGGTGAAAGCAGTCAAAAAGAATGTCTTGGCAAAATGTTACGGTGGAGATATCACTCGTAAGAGAAAATTATTAGAAAAACAAAAAGAAGGGAAACAGAGAATGAAACAAGTCGGGAAGGTAGATATACCTCAAGAAGCCTTTATGGCGGTGTTGAGCATTGATAAATAAAACGGATTACAAAAAGGGACTGTACATTCATGTCCCTTTTTGTTTATCTAAATGTAAATACTGCGATTTTAATAGTAGAGAACTTCAATCCCAGGATGAAATAACAAACTACTTAAAAACAATAAAAAAACAGACTAAGACATTTTACAGAAAACTTGGCCTTAACCAAGAATCATGGGACAGCATATATATTGGTGGAGGAACTCCTTCTTGTTTAACGGAAGAGGCTTTACACGATTTATTGTCATTCTATATAGAGAACTCCAATACTAGTTTTGACAACGACGGGCAAAGCAGAGAGATTACTGTGGAAGTGAATCCTAATTCAATCACTAGTGAAAAAGCGACTATTTTAGCTTCGAAAGTTAATCGCATCAGCATAGGCTTACAGAGTACTCATTCTAAATATTTAAAAAGGTTAGGAAGAATACACACATGGAATGATTTTATTCGAGCTTATGAACTCTTGGTATCAAAAGGGATAGACAATATTAATGTTGATTTAATCTATGGCATTCCCGGACAAAGGTTGGAAGATTTAGAACAAGATCTGGATCTTCTTACGAATTTAACTCCTTTTCCCCCGAAACATATATCCTTGTATAATCTAACGATAGAAGAAGGAACTCCGTTAATGGAAGAATATCAAACAGGAGAACTACCTATCCTTGATGAACAGTCTGAAGTGTCTATGTATAACATGGCCAGGGAAATCCTGCAAGATCGAGGATATAAGCACTACGAACTTTCTAATTTTTCTAAAGAAGGATATCAATGCCGACACAATTTAATCTACTGGTTAAGACATAACTATTTGGGTTTAGGACCTGGTGCGCACAGCTTGTGGAATAGCAAAAGATTTTATTGTACCGAATCCATTACAGACTATTTAAAAGCCAGTCAAGACCAAGACTTGGATGAAAGAACCTTAATTCAAGATTGCTGGGATGTATCACGAGAAGAAGCTTTATCGGAAAGGATTTTTTTAGGCTTGCGTTTGTTATCAGGTGTTGATTTGGAAGAAATCTCTCAAGAGTTTCAATTAGATGTAGAGAAAAAATTTGCTAAACAAATTAAAAAATTAATTGATCAAGGATTTTTAACAAAAACAGGTTCTGTTATTAAACTAACCGAAAAGGCATATATGCTGTCAAATTATGTTTTTATGGAGTTCCTACCTCATCTTGACAAATAACTTGGCTAGTGTTATTTTTTAACTGGATCAATTAGCACTCTTGTTTTAAGAGTGCTAATAACTTTCAGGGGTGATTTGATGAGCCTTAATTGGCGTAAGCAAAAAATTTTAAAGACTATTATTTCAGATTATATTAAACGTGCAGAACCCGTCGGGTCTAGAACCCTGACAAAAAGATATGAATTTGATTTAAGTCCCGCTACTATCAGAAATGAAATGGCAGACTTAGAAGATATGGGCTTTTTGGAGCAACCGCATACTTCAGCCGGGCGTATTCCTACGGAAAGAGGATATCGTTTCTTTGTTGATGAGTTGATAACTCGCTGTTTATCAGTTCCACAGCAAGAGTTGCTCTTAAAAAAATTAACCAAATTCAAGGCTCTAGAAATAAATGAAATAGTGCAAGTAACAGCTCGGGCTCTGGCTGAAATGACAGATTATACTTCTTTAGTTTTAGGTCCGCAAACAAGTAAAAGTGCTTTTCAGGAAATTCAAGTTTTTCCTATTGATCAACAAAGGGTATTAATGGTTCTAACAACAGATACAGGAATTATAGAAAGCAAACCGGTGCCAGTTTCTGGTAACTTATCAAAACAAGAGCTTAGTAACATAGTTCAACATCTAAACAAACGACTGAAAGGTTTAACTATAGATGATATCACC encodes the following:
- the hemW gene encoding radical SAM family heme chaperone HemW, giving the protein MINKTDYKKGLYIHVPFCLSKCKYCDFNSRELQSQDEITNYLKTIKKQTKTFYRKLGLNQESWDSIYIGGGTPSCLTEEALHDLLSFYIENSNTSFDNDGQSREITVEVNPNSITSEKATILASKVNRISIGLQSTHSKYLKRLGRIHTWNDFIRAYELLVSKGIDNINVDLIYGIPGQRLEDLEQDLDLLTNLTPFPPKHISLYNLTIEEGTPLMEEYQTGELPILDEQSEVSMYNMAREILQDRGYKHYELSNFSKEGYQCRHNLIYWLRHNYLGLGPGAHSLWNSKRFYCTESITDYLKASQDQDLDERTLIQDCWDVSREEALSERIFLGLRLLSGVDLEEISQEFQLDVEKKFAKQIKKLIDQGFLTKTGSVIKLTEKAYMLSNYVFMEFLPHLDK
- the lepA gene encoding translation elongation factor 4, producing the protein MTQERIRNFSIIAHIDHGKSTLADRLLEYTKTLTEREMQEQFLDNMDLERERGITIKLQAVTMNYQAKDGKEYYLNVIDTPGHVDFTYEVSRSLKACEGVLLVVDAAQGIEAQTLANIYLALEQNLEIIPVINKIDLPNADVEKVTRELEEIVGIDEDEVILASAKDGTGIEDILEAIVERIPAPDDKEDDHLKALIFDSYYDTYRGVITYLRVFSGQLVPGMEIKMMQTGKKFEASEIGILNPGPKKVDALNAGEVGFMAANIKDVKDSRVGDTITSYKKPAPEPLAGYKQVKPMVYCGLFPADGEDYEDLRDALDKLQLNDASLVYEQENSAALGFGFRCGFLGLLHMEIIQERLEREYGISLVTTAPNVVYRVELVEGEEITIENPTDLPERNEINAIYEPVVRANFMVPQDYIGPVMELCEEKRGEYETLEYLDSLRVLLKYKLPLSEIVFDFFDLLKSKTRGYASFDYEIIGYEGADLVKVDILVNKEPVDALSFIVHQDKAYYKGRQLAGKLREMLPRQMFDVPVQAAIGNKVIARETVKAVKKNVLAKCYGGDITRKRKLLEKQKEGKQRMKQVGKVDIPQEAFMAVLSIDK
- the hrcA gene encoding heat-inducible transcriptional repressor HrcA translates to MSLNWRKQKILKTIISDYIKRAEPVGSRTLTKRYEFDLSPATIRNEMADLEDMGFLEQPHTSAGRIPTERGYRFFVDELITRCLSVPQQELLLKKLTKFKALEINEIVQVTARALAEMTDYTSLVLGPQTSKSAFQEIQVFPIDQQRVLMVLTTDTGIIESKPVPVSGNLSKQELSNIVQHLNKRLKGLTIDDITPSLLKELRTDLIKEVDLVEKAMHILADSFRHSSANVALGGTKNILNQPEFNDLKKVKELLSFFENEEVLAELLSESEGIVVRIGKENPRDEVKDCSLVTASYELNGRPLGTIGVLGPTRMDYSRVIAIVAQIANELTMALDKKKITEE